Sequence from the Flavobacteriales bacterium genome:
ACAAAATGTTCCAGACAGCTCTGTTCGTCAGCGAACCGCTCGAAAAAATCCTTGAATGTCATCATGTTCTTAGTTTTGACACAAACCAAGAACCATGCACCGTAACCAATTTACGGGGTCGGATTGCGGATAATCATTTTGCTTATTTATCCTATCCATTCTGATTTTCCGTTTTCGGTTATCCAGGTTCTATATTTTTCAAATGCCCGTTCCTGCCACCGTGGGAACAGGGTTGAGTAGCCAGAGGCTCGCATTGTAAAATGTTGAAGCCGCTTATCCAGTTCCCTGTACTATATGCATGCTCATTTTTTCTTGTAACAGCTGTTGGTACAAGGAGAGCCTTGGGTGTTGCAGGGGCAATCTACTGATACGGAATCACCATTGCCTTTAAGCCTTACAGGGCAATCATCAAGATTGTAGATGTGTTTGGTTACCTGCGGAATATCAAGCTCATCAGAACCAACAAGGTTGGATGACGTGGCGTTGTGGTTGAATTCGAAGCCCCCGGAAGGTTTCTTAAGGCTTACGAACACATTGAACAGACTGGTGAATGTGATCTTGCCGAAACAGAAATCATCATTTTCCACTTTGATGTCGAAACCATCCTGAAAGGATGCTCCGTCCACCTTTTTTCCAGTAGTACTGTTGATGATCTGAATGCCTTTCTTATCGAAGGTTACAGTATGGTCACTGAGGCTGTAACAGGCCGTGGGGGTGAAGGATGACATGCGGGTCGGTCTTTGAGGTTTAGACCAAAGTGAGTGCATGTGTTGGATGTTTCCTGTTGAAATTAATGAAGTATTTTGATCGGTCTTACAAATTGATACTATATTGTTGAGGATATATTGAAGCTGATCCATATCCACCAGACCAATGATCGATCAAGAAAATTCGGGTTCGGAGTGTTTTGTAGAGAGACTGATGACCACGCTCACTAAGAAGGAGGCCTTGGCCATACGGAATCATCTGTTGCAACAGAAAACGAAAGAAGCAGAACTGTCCATGGAGCTGTTCGATGCCATGCGATCGTCAAGAACCAATGATGTTGGCAGGCTGCAAAGCCGTTTGTTATCAGAACAATTGAAAAAACACCTCTCCTATTATAAAGGTCGGCTTCGGGAAAATATCTTGCTGGTGCTGGGAGAGAAGCAACGAGATGAAGAATTGAGGAAGGCCGAACTGGTATTGGAGGAAATGCGGAAAAGCTGGGCATTGCATGCCAAGGGATTCAATAAGGAGGCGGTTCTCCGCATCGAAAAGTCTGTGGATAGGCTTGGATTATCCGGTCATCCTTACTTGGAACTGATGCTACTTGAACATAACCATAGAGTGTTGAGGGCCATTGGCGCTGCTGAGTGCTTCTGCCAGCTTGATAGGAACCATGCCCAGAAGAAGGCGGTATTGGAGATTCTTAGGAATATGGAACGGTACAATGCCTTGGAGGAGCAGGTATTTGATCTTTATGCGCGCTTTAGACAAACAAGAAATTCCGAGTTGTTGGACCGGATAGATTCCATGTTCAATGATCCGCTTCTTGAGGATGAGAAGAAGGCCCGTTCTTTTCAGGCCCGGGTAAGTTTCAATACGGCTCACATGCTTCAAAGTAGGCTTAAGGGCGATCAGTATGCACTTGTAGGGTATCAGGAACGGATTGTGGAAATATGGGAGTCTGACCCAGAACAGATGGCACGTAGACCCTACGCATATCAAAGAGCATTGATCAATCTGCTCAATGGCTATTATTCAGAGAAACAGCGTTCAAGCTTCATGAAGACATACGCCAAGGCCAGAGCTGTGAAATTACATGGCCGCAGAGATAGATCGGCAAGGGTCATCTCATTACTGAGCGTAAAACTTGCCTATTTGCTTAATCAGCGCCTGTTAGAAGATGCATCCACCATGGTGGATGAGATTGAACGGGCAATTGCAATTCATGGGAAGTTTGCTCCGATGTCCACATTGATGAATTTACGCTTCAATACGGGCGTCCTCTATTTTCTGAGTGATGATTTTGTTCGGGCTAAATCATGGTTCGAACAGCTTTGGTTTGAAAAGACCGATATGAGGCGTGATATTCAAGGAAGCGCCAATATTCTGCAGGTGTTGTGCGAGTTTGACCGCGATAATGATTTTTATGTTCACTCGTTAAGTGAGAGAGGAAAAAGGTTCTATCGTATGAACAAGGAGGTTTCCGGACTTGATAGATTAGTGTTTTCCTTGGTTCATAAATTGATCAGCAGACCACCTGACGCAGAAAAGAAAATACTGCAACAGACGCTTTCAGACCTGCAAGCGCTCAATGTTCAACAGCCTGGAATTCTGGGTGCTGATGAAGTTGAATATTGGATTCGGTCCAGATTAGAGGCTCTCCCGATCAAAAACGTATTCCTGTCTCTCGCTAAATGAAAAGGCCGCTCAATGAGCGGCCTTTTCGTCTTGAAAGTGAATCTTGTCTGTTACTTACAATCATAACCATCGTCTTCCAACGATTTGATGTAAGCGCTGTAAAGTTGAGGTGTGTTGTAAACACCTTCACGGCATGCTTCAATATCGCTTGAGCCTGACTTGGTACAGGTCTGACATTTTTTACAGGCAACGGTAGATACGGTCATTCCGAACAACATGGCAATAAAGAAATACTTTTTCATTGTAGTATGGTTAAAAGGTTTACAACAATGATAAGTATATTCTTTTAAATAAATCTAAGTATGATCTCGTATTTCAGGCAGTTATTCCCTTTTCCTTCCGAAGTTGATCGGAGGTTTTGCTTCGGCCATCATGGCTCCATCCAGGAGGAGCAAAAATGTAGGCGAGTTTGCTTTTAAGATCGGGAGCTTCGCTCACATCTTTCCAGATATTGCCGAACTCATGGAACGCGATTTTGAAAAGATTGTAAGTGTGAATGTTCGAGGTGATGCCGTACGTCACAGGATCTTCGTCCAATTCCTTTTGGAATGTCCCGAACATGCGGTCCCAAATGATCAGAATGCCAGCATGGTTCCTGTCCAAGTAGCGGGCATTACTGGCGTGATGCACGCGATGATGCGATGGCGTGTTCATCACCCATTCAAGCGGGCCAAGCGTTTTGATGGTTTTTGTGTGCACCCAAAACTGATACAGCAAGCTGATTCCCATCATGGTAAAGATCATGATGGGGTGGAAGCCGATCAACGGCAGCCACATCCAAAACGTGTACTTGTAAAGGATCTCCGTCCAACTCTGTCGCAAAGCTACCGCCAAGTTGTAGTTTTCGGATGAATGATGGTTGATGTGCGCTGCCCACAGAATGCGAATATGATGACTTAGGCGATGATGCCAGTAGAAGGAAAAATCATCCGCAAAAAACAGAAGCACCCACGCATACCACTTGTCCATTCCCAAATACTGCTTTATGCCAAGAATGTCGAACTGATACAAGTAGAGGAACAGACCGAAAGCTGCGAATTTCACCCCGAAACCGATAACCAGTGAACCCATTCCCATACCGATGCTGGCAAAACTGTCCTTCGGTTCATGGATTTTTATCTGTTCGCGATAGCTCACATAAATTTCCAAAGCGATCAGAATCAGAAAGCCTGGGATGAAGTAAACCGTTACGTCATCCGTGAATCCCCAAACTTCGGGAGAGCGATAGATTTCAAAGAGGCTTTTCATTTCAGATAATTGAGCATCACGAAGTTACGCAGTCGTTGACCAATATTTCTGACGCTGGTCACTCATCATCAAATTTGGGATTCCGTTCGTTATCGATCGGTGGCATGAGAGGTGTGTAAATGGATTCGCCTCCATCAACGGCCAAGCATATACCTGTAATGAAAGATGCAGCTGGAGAACTCAGAAAAATCGCTGCGGAAGCAATCTCCGCTTCGGTTCCCAATCGGAAGTGCTGGTTGTTCTTGCCATATCCTCGAACATATTCTTGAAATTGCGGGGCATAGCTGTCCAAGCCGCTCGAGTCGATGGTTCCAGGATTGAGACTGTTGATACGAACTCCGTATTTCCCCCATTCATTTGCCAGCGAGAGCGTCAGGTTCTGAACGCCTGAACGGGCAGCGGCAGAGTGGGCCAGCATTGGAAAACCGTTGCGGTTGTCCATCGTGATATTTACAACCGAGCCGCCCTTTTCTCGCATGCTTTTGTTGAATACCTCTTGCGTCAGGAAGAACGTTCCTGTGAGGTTGGTTTCAAGAACCGCATGCCAACCTTTGCGGTTGATGAACTCTGCTGGCGATGGAAACTGACCGCCACCATTGTTGATGAGAATGTCAATTCGTCCGAACTTGTCGATGATGGATGAAACACAGGCTTTTATGCTTTCCTCATCGCGGATATTGCATTCCAATGCGGTTGCGTTGGAACCGTCATCCACCAAAACTTTCAGTCCAGCATTCAGTTTTTCCATGCTTCGGCTGGCAATGACCACCGTTGCGCCCAACTGACCGAACTCGCGTGCAATACGCAGCCCGATGCCCGTTCCTCCGCCTGTTACCAGCACAACCTTATCTACAAAAAGGCCTTCTTTGAAAACCGTATTGATCATTTCAGTTCGTTCTTTTCAATAGTTTGGAGAACCAATTCTGCAAACCGTTTTGTTTGGTTTCGTCTGGTAAATGTATCGTCTTCGTTGGCAACCGAGACAAGAAGGTCTTCATTGCCGAAGATGGTTAAGAGGTATTCGGCCACTTCGTTTGGCGATGAACAGATGCTCGCATTCTTTCTTTTGGATAGAATCTCTTCCAGCGGACCTTTATCATTCTCCACCATGAGAATAGGTCGTCCCGTGGCGAGATAGTCGAAGACTTTGGCGTAGATCTGATGCTTCTCTGGCGTAGCCAAGAGCAATTGAACATGAGACGATGCCAATTCTTTCAGCATCTCTTCGTGCGGAAGTTTATCCACAAACTTTACCGTTGCAATTCCCGCTGCGACTTTGATGCGATCGATCTGCGCTGGATAAAAATTCAATCCGTAAAAGGTCACTTCAACCTCCTTTTCTGGATTTTGACTGAGAAACTCATTCAGTCCTTTCAGGAATGTTTCCACACGCTGGAAATAGTAGAGCGTGCCTGCATGTGCAATGCTGAATTTCTGTTTGAGCGGAACATTGGTTATTCCGTCAAATTTCTCTTTGAAGTAGCCGTTGTAGATGACGGGTAGGTCATCAATTTTTCTTCCTGTCAGTTTTGAAAGTCGTTTGGAAAAACTGGGTGCTGCGGTGGTGAGCAGTGAGGCAGATGCAACCACCCGTTTTTCAACCGATTGCTGAATGGACTTCTGAATGAGTCCATACAACTTGGCATCATCCCAGCGGTAATTCGTGCTCCAGCCATCGCGGTAATCTCCGATCCAAGGCGTATTGAACTCTTTGCAGAGTTCCGAAGCGTAGCGGAACAGCACAAACGGTTCGCCACAGGCAATGATCACATCCACCTCATTTTTGGCCAGATACGCTCTGGCCGCATCGTAGATGGTTGTCTTATTGTCGGATGAACGGAGATAATGTTCCGTAAGCAACTGCCAGACAGAAAGCGTTTTTCGAAGCAGAATCGATGGAAGATCCGTGCGTGAGATCAGTTGGTCTCGCAGACTTGGAAAGAATGGTGCGCGGATGATCGTTCCCGATTCTGAGACCTCTTCCTGAACGGAAGTTGAGATGCTCGGTAGATTACAATCGTCCGGACCGTTGATCTTTCTGTCCCAATGACGGGTAACAACCACAGGCTCAATTCCAAAGTCTTTGAAATATTTGAACCACGCATACGGCCGTTGTGCCCCAATGGAATTGTAAGGCGGAAAATCGTACGCAAGGATCAGAGCTTTCTTCAAAGGATTTGCTGGCTTGCGGCAGATTAAAGTGAATCATGATCGTAGGTCGTAACCCACCAACTCTCTGGCTCCATGTATTGGGCCATTACATCTTCTTCGGAGAAGAGAATAAAAGGCACGCGCTCGCTCAATGGCCCAGAATTGAATGGATTGCTGATGAAACCCAATTGCTTCAATAAGTTGGCGTCCACACCATTTTCCTGACAGAACGAGATGATGCCTTTAAATCCTTTTGCAACCACTTCATTGCTAAGGAATTGCATCATTTTTTTGCCGCTCGAAAATTCCTTCAGAAACATATCAAACAGTACCAGTTTATCTTGGTCTACATAGAATGTAATGTAGCTTTCCGGATCACTTTTGAGTTGAAGCGTGAGGTATTTATGGTACGGATTGCTGAGCCGCCATTTTATCTGTTCGGGCGTTCTAACCGCTTTGGCTTTGGCCGAAATTTCCTGCCTCGTCATGTCCAACCCTGCTTCCATGGCTTTATGTGAGGTCCGCAGCATGAAGTCCTTCTTGTCGGATTTCCCTGCAAAGCGACATAGGATGGAGGGCTTGAAATAGTAACGATAATCGAACAGTCGTTTCCATCCGAATTTCAAGAAGCCAGGAGTGGACTGGCCGCCACCGAAACCGATCACGAAGAATTTTCCTTCATCGCGCAGTTCTTGGTAGCAGCGCAGCGCCAACTTCCGAAAAAGACCACGTCTTCGATGCGAAGAATGCGTCATCGTATCGCACGACTGGAAGATGATTTTTCGTTCACCGTTCAGCTCAAAAAACTGCGGAATGACGCCATAATAGCCGCCAACTTCCTTTGTGAATGTGTCAACCGCCACAAAGCCGATGAAACTTCCAGCAGGGTTTTCCACATACTTCCAGCGGAAATAGTCGATGTCCGCATCCATGCCGAAGCAGTCTTTCATCAGCGGAATGAGCAGGTCAAAATCATCCGCTCCGATACGCTTGAGGTCATAAGCGAAATCCTCTGGACGCTTCAGGTATTTTCCATCCTTGTCAGACATACCTTCTCAGCATTTTGTGGAACTGTTCCATGCGCAGCGCCATGTGTGGAAATGGTTCGTCCACTAAATTTATTCGGGAGATTTTCAAGGGTAGATTTCCATTCATGGGCAGATCGTTCAATTCGTCATTCGCGTACAACACGAATTTATAATCCGAATTGGAAATCACGTCATCTGCCATCTTTCCTGTTTGGCCGTTTGGCAAGGCCAGCACGTCAACAGGTTTTCCGAGTTTGTTGGCAATATCTTCTTTCGAGAACAGCAACT
This genomic interval carries:
- a CDS encoding SDR family oxidoreductase, which produces MINTVFKEGLFVDKVVLVTGGGTGIGLRIAREFGQLGATVVIASRSMEKLNAGLKVLVDDGSNATALECNIRDEESIKACVSSIIDKFGRIDILINNGGGQFPSPAEFINRKGWHAVLETNLTGTFFLTQEVFNKSMREKGGSVVNITMDNRNGFPMLAHSAAARSGVQNLTLSLANEWGKYGVRINSLNPGTIDSSGLDSYAPQFQEYVRGYGKNNQHFRLGTEAEIASAAIFLSSPAASFITGICLAVDGGESIYTPLMPPIDNERNPKFDDE
- a CDS encoding sterol desaturase family protein codes for the protein MKSLFEIYRSPEVWGFTDDVTVYFIPGFLILIALEIYVSYREQIKIHEPKDSFASIGMGMGSLVIGFGVKFAAFGLFLYLYQFDILGIKQYLGMDKWYAWVLLFFADDFSFYWHHRLSHHIRILWAAHINHHSSENYNLAVALRQSWTEILYKYTFWMWLPLIGFHPIMIFTMMGISLLYQFWVHTKTIKTLGPLEWVMNTPSHHRVHHASNARYLDRNHAGILIIWDRMFGTFQKELDEDPVTYGITSNIHTYNLFKIAFHEFGNIWKDVSEAPDLKSKLAYIFAPPGWSHDGRSKTSDQLRKEKGITA
- a CDS encoding GNAT family N-acetyltransferase, whose amino-acid sequence is MSDKDGKYLKRPEDFAYDLKRIGADDFDLLIPLMKDCFGMDADIDYFRWKYVENPAGSFIGFVAVDTFTKEVGGYYGVIPQFFELNGERKIIFQSCDTMTHSSHRRRGLFRKLALRCYQELRDEGKFFVIGFGGGQSTPGFLKFGWKRLFDYRYYFKPSILCRFAGKSDKKDFMLRTSHKAMEAGLDMTRQEISAKAKAVRTPEQIKWRLSNPYHKYLTLQLKSDPESYITFYVDQDKLVLFDMFLKEFSSGKKMMQFLSNEVVAKGFKGIISFCQENGVDANLLKQLGFISNPFNSGPLSERVPFILFSEEDVMAQYMEPESWWVTTYDHDSL